The following are encoded together in the Lathyrus oleraceus cultivar Zhongwan6 chromosome 3, CAAS_Psat_ZW6_1.0, whole genome shotgun sequence genome:
- the LOC127128206 gene encoding uncharacterized protein LOC127128206 — protein sequence MNVQKSPFTLNHTRSATHHPRPKATCDRGSSAQPWRNKETITSTTSYDEFKNIPRIESQPIEEWTTYRVRALLMFVVVRFIDKEDDEDEEWSSSRFVIVILELMITVSSLAFLVEICFGHGFIDMVFVG from the exons ATGAATGTCCAGAAGTCGCCCTTCACGTTAAACCACACACGCTCAGCCACACATCATCCACGGCCAAAGGCGACATGTGACAGAGGATCTAGTGCACAACCATGGAGAAACAAAGAAACAATAACGTCAACAACCTCTTACGACGAATTCAAGAACATACCTCGAATCGAATCTCAACCAATTGAAGAATGGACAACATACCGGGTTCGTGCGTTGTTGATGTTCGTCGTTGTGCGTTTCATCGATAAAGAAGACGATGAAGATGAAGAGTGGAGCTCTTCTCGATTT GTTATTGTGATTTTGGAATTGATGATCACGGTGTCTTCATTGGCTTTCTTGGTGGAAATATGCTTTGGCCATGGATTTATTGATATGGTTTTTGTAGGATGA